One region of Polyodon spathula isolate WHYD16114869_AA chromosome 25, ASM1765450v1, whole genome shotgun sequence genomic DNA includes:
- the LOC121299685 gene encoding trichohyalin-like isoform X3, translating to MADSDSEDPGLEDADEHFHSDLDEEHHSSSSSTTVRPRDHCDYLLDAIDAQLSEMQAPSPSGRGIAEGVSCNYTAESSRTEHEEPRLCSATQNKEASQTEQCQQEGDSEKEQYKWRLKQLLGSEQTDAPGYQSNFSTTESVCTEDFITKFKEGMIDPQSDFSGELSSDDGTSGCSSGERSSKRTSEGSIVKPESFLSISKASIVEREADNEIVVINTARRLDIVQQFKQDLESDLQGNVTEVEETPGTGLLSRIRRDSLESLGGQISRLSQSNIPDSLSILGKERSVTHSSNPVGLFREGGGPSVIVSQKDNVKELPCLSIGTNEENIHQESCGPLALKEMFPSCERSSIRDNGERRLGQENFTNGTNLSGSTYVSQSSTCSVMSVSVSKEKDALSRDKCPSPVRLSNGKENTSCVQEANGSDPEEKNGNSYQTERKGAHHHEFGVVSLSSFQQRTVSRSKSCPYVRGSSYRLEAANLLPGSNHRSTTSGSRHIRSSSLSNRSSAAKGQFNSRHPSSPSSDRKIISHRATAGINHKTCENFGSESSLNTITTEEYVDSFQALAVKHVAGVPVKSFDEMTIDSDLDSVKTDRVRKHFQKALSTRNGLNSVPVAAPFGCRSTKRSRSPRKDACRFESSDRTVTDEDEEEEESLEQRFTESNGEWRTSSPVTWSSCPKRGGELTWGRGLGSEISEAHQDLAVEEERLSHRKAQVQETEQLLTEALQKKKHAVQELESLKCAVEKSQKEARGLETRVRDSKSQAEETRAELAVLEYKQDSCLQEVQNLEEELSMLRRQCSATYNSQQSTLENQVSSLSAEREELRARLRLKEGGLSVLERQELEWQLSCARSELFTEQRSARDKISLLQEQLEDCQVELEEQAAQEGLLQERSRRLEQQLREMDRRQEEQTQKLALQSSEASQALSRQVQEASVQLLERDGKISALERILSEKELERLRLREGQAALQAEREALVAARETLIQEHQSQLQQLHRDKQLEKEEAKQQLKVELDLIKQQEIQQVREQAEEDKLEAVKHQALSFTLETEKLALKIQLKDEEIVKLKEAVRQQEESMRKLAEELKLEAKEMVHGALLREHRKWEAEKTEELQRQRGILEDESRRAVHSIKEDQERERRKALSLQNKIIELQTRVQELEFENRALQREKQEAVSELRSSLREEKQEEILRVKEEMDQEKAGEVEKLRLKLEQEEAEVQRLRTGLGEAARREKELQTQAERLERGAVLDLSLEYDRIQDLLHSTRERGVGASPASQRHSGPSRLSLPQAVQALCGACEEQQQHILELHQELDTQRRTILQIQRDKDRELKQQREELYLEKEAAVETIKERLIQEHIEEISKLQRPLLKDSGGSECQSLRQQLREKDSELRAIQRNMTHWKDDTAAKLAAKFEEELNSELEKCKSDLLKHRRMSKSKPDQQRKIEKLESEMRRLSMERSETAPLRSASTPSLSTPPPSGSQDFSTVKLLRHLQTRVKQLRAENTIYHQGSLDELAGSYRETIRMMPERLPTRFKSSTRKPLL from the exons ATGGCAGACAGTGATAGTGAGGACCCTGGTCTAGAAGATGCAGATGAGCACTTCCATTCAG ACCTGGATGAAGAGCATCACTCCTCCAGCTCCAGCACAACTGTACGGCCAAGAGACCACTGTGACTATCTTCTGGATGCCATTGATGCCCAGCTCAGCGAGATGCAG GCTCCAAGCCCCAGTGGACGAGGGATTGCTGAGGGTGTTTCCTGTAACTATACAGCAGAGTCTTCAAGAACAG AACATGAAGAACCGAGGCTGTGCTCCGCAACCCAGAATAAAGAAGCTTCTCAGACTGAACAGTGCCAGCAGGAAGGAGACTCCGAAAAGGAACAATACAAATGGAGACTGAAGCAGCTCCTGGGAAGCGAACAGACAGACGCCCCAGGGTACCAGAGCAACTTCAGTACTACGGAGAGTGTCTGCACTGAGGATTTTATTACCAAGTTCAAAGAAGGGATGATAGACCCCCAGTCAGATTTCAGCGGGGAGTTGAGCAGTGATGATGGGACCTCTGGTTGTTCTTCTGGTGAACGCTCTTCGAAAAGAACAAGCGAAGGAAGCATTGTGAAACCAGAGTCCTTTCTGAGTATAAGCAAGGCCAGCATCGTAGAAAGAGAGGCCGACAATGAAATTGTCGTGATAAACACTGCAAGGAGGCTGGATATTGTCCAGCAGTTTAAACAGGATTTAGAAAGCGATCTTCAAGGGAATGTTACTGAAGTTGAGGAGACACCTGGTACAGGTCTCCTATCAAGAATCCGTAGAGACAGCTTGGAGTCTCTTGGGGGCCAGATCTCTAGGCTTAGTCAGAGCAACATTCCGGATTCTCTGAGCATTCTTGGGAAGGAGAGGAGTGTCACCCACAGCAGTAATCCTGTAGGATTGTTCAGAGAAGGTGGTGGACCATCTGTTATTGTCTCCCAAAAGGACAATGTAAAAGAGCTGCCTTGTTTGTCGATAGGAACGAATGAAGAGAACATCCACCAAGAAAGTTGTGGACCTCTAGCCCTTAAAGAGATGTTTCCCAGCTGTGAGAGATCTTCAATAAGAGACAACGGAGAGCGTAGATTGGGCCAAGAGAACTTTACCAATGGAACAAACCTGTCTGGTTCCACTTATGTATCTCAGTCATCCACTTGTTCAGttatgtctgtctctgtgtctaaGGAAAAAGATGCATTGTCAAGAGATAAGTGTCCTTCTCCAGTCAGACTCTCAAATGGGAAGGAGAACACTTCATGCGTACAAGAAGCGAATGGAAGTGACccagaagaaaaaaatggaaactcaTATCAGACAGAAAGGAAAGGGGCACATCACCATGAATTTGGTGTGGTGTCCCTTTCCTCTTTCCAGCAACGGACTGTAAGCAGGTCAAAAAGCTGTCCTTATGTTCGTGGATCTTCCTACAGACTTGAAGCAGCTAACTTGTTACCTGGGTCCAACCACCGTTCAACCACTTCGGGGTCAAGGCACATTCGAAGCAGCAGCCTAAGCAATAGATCCTCAGCAGCTAAAGGACAGTTTAATAGCCGTCATCCGTCTAGCCCCAGTTCAGACAGGAAGATCATATCACATAGAGCAA cagCTGGAATCAACCACAAAACTTGCGAGAACTTTGGCTCTGAGTCCAGCCTGAATACCATTACAACAGAAGAGTATGTGGACTCGTTTCAGGCTTTGGCAGTCAAGCATGTTGCTG GGGTTCCTGTAAAGAGTTTTGATGAAATGACGATAGACAGCGATCTGGATTCAGTGAAAACAGATCGCGTCCGGAAGCACTTTCAGAAAGCACTCAGTACCAGAAATG gtTTGAATAGTGTACCTGTGGCTGCTCCGTTCGGATGTCGTTCCACTAAAAGATCCCGAAGCCCCAGGAAGGATGCATGCAG GTTCGAGAGCTCTGATAGGACTGTGACTgacgaggatgaggaggaggaggagagtttAGAGCAGCGCTTCACGGAGAGCAATGGAGAGTGGAGAACCAGCAGCCCAGTGACGTGGAGCTCATGTCCCAAGAGAGGCGGGGAGCTGACGTGGGGGCGGGGCCTGGGCTCGGAGATCAGCGAGGCACACCAG gaTCTTGCTGTGGAGGAGGAGAGATTGTCACACAGGAAGGCCCAGGTGCAAGAGACAGAGCAATTGCTGACTGAGgctcttcagaaaaaaaag CATGCAGTTCAGGAGCTGGAGTCATTGAAGTGCGCGGTTGAGAAGAGCCAGAAGGAGGCGAGAGGGCTGGAGACCCGGGTCAGAGACAGCAAGAGCCAGGCAGAGGAGACGAG GGCAGAGCTGGCAGTGCTGGAGTACAAGCAGGACTCATGTCTGCAGGAAGTGCAGAATCTAGAGGAGGAACTGAGCATGCTCAGAAGACAGTGCTCCGCCACATACAACAGCCAGCAGAGCACCCTGGAGAACCAA gtgtCGTCTCTGAGTGCGGAGCGTGAGGAGCTCAGGGCTCGGCTGAGGCTCAAGGAGGGCGGTCTGTCTGTCCTGGAGAGGCAGGAGCTGGAGTGGCAGCTGAGCTGCGCCAGGAGCGAGCTGTTCACTGAGCAACGCAGTGCCCGGGACAAGATCAGCCTGCTGCAGGAG CAGCTGGAGGACTGCCAGGTGGAGCTGGAGGAGCAGGCAGCCCAGGAGGGTTTGCTGCAGGAGAGGAGCaggagactggagcagcagctgagAGAGATGGACAGGAGGCAGGAGGAGCAGACACAG AAGCTGGCCCTGCAGAGCAGTGAGGCGAGTCAGGCCTTGAGCAGGCAGGTGCAGGAGGCATCTGTCCAGCTCCTGGAGAGGGACGGGAAGATCTCAGCACTGGAGCGCATCCTGTCTGAGAAGGAACTAGAGCGGCTGAGGCTGAGGGAGGGTCAGGCCGCCCTGCAGGCTGAGCGAGAAGCCCTAGTCGCAGCCAGAGAGACCCTGATACAGGAACACCAGAGCCAGCTGCAGCAGCTCCATCGTGACAAACAGCTGGAGAAG GAGGAAGCAAAACAGCAATTGAAAGTGGAATTGGATTTAATCAAACAGCAAGAAATCCAACAG GTTAGGGAACAAGCAGAGGAGGACAAACTGGAGGCTGTGAAGCACCAAGCACTTTCCTTCACACTGGAGACGGAGAAACTCGCCCTGAAAATCCAG TTAAAAGACGAAGAAATTGTGAAGCTGAAGGAAGCAGTCAGGCAGCAAGAGGAGTCCATGAGGAAGCTAGCTGAGGAACTCAAACTGGAAGCCAAAGAGATG GTGCATGGGGCTTTGCTCCGGGAACACAGGAAATGGGAAGCAGAGAAGACAGAGGAGCTCCAGAGGCAGCGTGGGATACTGGAGGATGAGAGCAGGAGAGCTGTGCACTCCATCAAGGAGGAccaggagagagaaaggagaaaaGCACTCTCCCTGCAGAATAAAATTATTGAGCTGCAAACA AGAGTGCAGGAGCTGGAGTTTGAGAACAGAGCCCTGCAGAGAGAGAAGCAGGAGGCTGTCAGTGAGTTGCGGAGCTCTCTCAGGGAGGAGAAACAGGAAGAGATACTCAGAGTCAAGGAGGAGATGGACCAG GAGAAGGCCGGTGAGGTGGAGAAGCTCAGGCTGAAGCTGGAGCAGGAGGAGGCAGAAGTGCAGAGGCTCAGGACTGGCCTGGGCGAGGCGGCGCGGAGGGAGAAGGAGCTGCAGACACAGGCCGAGCGGCTGGAGAGGGGAGCAGTGCTGGACCTCAGCCTGGAGTACGACCGCATCCAGGACCTCCTGCATAGCACGAGGGAGCGAGGAGTCGGAGCCAGCCCAGCAAGCCAGAGACACAG CGGCCCCTCTCGTCTGTCCCTTCCCCAAGCTGTGCAGGCCCTGTGCGGGGCCTgtgaggagcagcagcagcacatcCTGGAGCTGCACCAGGAGCTGGACACACAGAGACGAACCATCCTGCAGATCCAGCGAGACAAG GATCGGGAACTGAAGCAGCAGCGTGAGGAGCTGTATCTGGAGAAGGAGGCGGCGGTGGAGACCATCAAGGAGCGCCTCATCCAG GAGCACATCGAGGAGATCAGTAAGCTGCAGCGTCCCCTGCTAAAGGACTCCGGGGGCAGTGAGTGCCAGTCTCTCCGCCAGCAACTCCGTGAGAAGGACAGCGAGCTAAGAGCCATCCAGAGGAACATGACCCACTGGAAGGACGACACCGCCGCCAAGCTGGCCGCCAAGTTTGAGGAGGAACTCAACTCCGAGCTCGAGAA ATGCAAGTCTGATTTGTTAAAGCACAG ACGGATGTCCAAGAGCAAAcctgatcagcaaagaaaaatagaaaagctGGAATCAGAAATGAGAAGACTATCAATG GAGAGAAGTGAGACTGCTCCCCTGCGCTCAGCCTCCACCCCTTCCCTGAGCACACCACCCCCTTCTGGGTCCCAGGATTTCAGCACAGTGAAACTGCTCCGGCACCTGCAGACCCGTGTGAAGCAGCTGCGTGCTGAGAACACCATCTACCACCAGGGAAGCCTTGACGAGCTGGCCGGCTCCTACCGGGAAACA ATTCGTATGATGCCGGAAAGATTGCCAACAAGATTCAAATCCAGTACCAGAAAACCACTGCTCTGA
- the LOC121299685 gene encoding trichohyalin-like isoform X4, with the protein MADSDSEDPGLEDADEHFHSDLDEEHHSSSSSTTVRPRDHCDYLLDAIDAQLSEMQAPSPSGRGIAEGVSCNYTAESSRTAAGINHKTCENFGSESSLNTITTEEYVDSFQALAVKHVAGVPVKSFDEMTIDSDLDSVKTDRVRKHFQKALSTRNGLNSVPVAAPFGCRSTKRSRSPRKDACRFESSDRTVTDEDEEEEESLEQRFTESNGEWRTSSPVTWSSCPKRGGELTWGRGLGSEISEAHQRSSHLLDSDRQILEESVSRLRRDLAVEEERLSHRKAQVQETEQLLTEALQKKKHAVQELESLKCAVEKSQKEARGLETRVRDSKSQAEETRAELAVLEYKQDSCLQEVQNLEEELSMLRRQCSATYNSQQSTLENQVSSLSAEREELRARLRLKEGGLSVLERQELEWQLSCARSELFTEQRSARDKISLLQEQLEDCQVELEEQAAQEGLLQERSRRLEQQLREMDRRQEEQTQKLALQSSEASQALSRQVQEASVQLLERDGKISALERILSEKELERLRLREGQAALQAEREALVAARETLIQEHQSQLQQLHRDKQLEKEEAKQQLKVELDLIKQQEIQQVREQAEEDKLEAVKHQALSFTLETEKLALKIQLKDEEIVKLKEAVRQQEESMRKLAEELKLEAKEMVHGALLREHRKWEAEKTEELQRQRGILEDESRRAVHSIKEDQERERRKALSLQNKIIELQTRVQELEFENRALQREKQEAVSELRSSLREEKQEEILRVKEEMDQEKAGEVEKLRLKLEQEEAEVQRLRTGLGEAARREKELQTQAERLERGAVLDLSLEYDRIQDLLHSTRERGVGASPASQRHSGPSRLSLPQAVQALCGACEEQQQHILELHQELDTQRRTILQIQRDKDRELKQQREELYLEKEAAVETIKERLIQEHIEEISKLQRPLLKDSGGSECQSLRQQLREKDSELRAIQRNMTHWKDDTAAKLAAKFEEELNSELEKCKSDLLKHRRMSKSKPDQQRKIEKLESEMRRLSMERSETAPLRSASTPSLSTPPPSGSQDFSTVKLLRHLQTRVKQLRAENTIYHQGSLDELAGSYRETIRMMPERLPTRFKSSTRKPLL; encoded by the exons ATGGCAGACAGTGATAGTGAGGACCCTGGTCTAGAAGATGCAGATGAGCACTTCCATTCAG ACCTGGATGAAGAGCATCACTCCTCCAGCTCCAGCACAACTGTACGGCCAAGAGACCACTGTGACTATCTTCTGGATGCCATTGATGCCCAGCTCAGCGAGATGCAG GCTCCAAGCCCCAGTGGACGAGGGATTGCTGAGGGTGTTTCCTGTAACTATACAGCAGAGTCTTCAAGAACAG cagCTGGAATCAACCACAAAACTTGCGAGAACTTTGGCTCTGAGTCCAGCCTGAATACCATTACAACAGAAGAGTATGTGGACTCGTTTCAGGCTTTGGCAGTCAAGCATGTTGCTG GGGTTCCTGTAAAGAGTTTTGATGAAATGACGATAGACAGCGATCTGGATTCAGTGAAAACAGATCGCGTCCGGAAGCACTTTCAGAAAGCACTCAGTACCAGAAATG gtTTGAATAGTGTACCTGTGGCTGCTCCGTTCGGATGTCGTTCCACTAAAAGATCCCGAAGCCCCAGGAAGGATGCATGCAG GTTCGAGAGCTCTGATAGGACTGTGACTgacgaggatgaggaggaggaggagagtttAGAGCAGCGCTTCACGGAGAGCAATGGAGAGTGGAGAACCAGCAGCCCAGTGACGTGGAGCTCATGTCCCAAGAGAGGCGGGGAGCTGACGTGGGGGCGGGGCCTGGGCTCGGAGATCAGCGAGGCACACCAG CGTTCTTCCCATTTATTGGACTCCGATCGGCAGATATTAGAAGAATCTGTTTCCAGGCTCCGTCGG gaTCTTGCTGTGGAGGAGGAGAGATTGTCACACAGGAAGGCCCAGGTGCAAGAGACAGAGCAATTGCTGACTGAGgctcttcagaaaaaaaag CATGCAGTTCAGGAGCTGGAGTCATTGAAGTGCGCGGTTGAGAAGAGCCAGAAGGAGGCGAGAGGGCTGGAGACCCGGGTCAGAGACAGCAAGAGCCAGGCAGAGGAGACGAG GGCAGAGCTGGCAGTGCTGGAGTACAAGCAGGACTCATGTCTGCAGGAAGTGCAGAATCTAGAGGAGGAACTGAGCATGCTCAGAAGACAGTGCTCCGCCACATACAACAGCCAGCAGAGCACCCTGGAGAACCAA gtgtCGTCTCTGAGTGCGGAGCGTGAGGAGCTCAGGGCTCGGCTGAGGCTCAAGGAGGGCGGTCTGTCTGTCCTGGAGAGGCAGGAGCTGGAGTGGCAGCTGAGCTGCGCCAGGAGCGAGCTGTTCACTGAGCAACGCAGTGCCCGGGACAAGATCAGCCTGCTGCAGGAG CAGCTGGAGGACTGCCAGGTGGAGCTGGAGGAGCAGGCAGCCCAGGAGGGTTTGCTGCAGGAGAGGAGCaggagactggagcagcagctgagAGAGATGGACAGGAGGCAGGAGGAGCAGACACAG AAGCTGGCCCTGCAGAGCAGTGAGGCGAGTCAGGCCTTGAGCAGGCAGGTGCAGGAGGCATCTGTCCAGCTCCTGGAGAGGGACGGGAAGATCTCAGCACTGGAGCGCATCCTGTCTGAGAAGGAACTAGAGCGGCTGAGGCTGAGGGAGGGTCAGGCCGCCCTGCAGGCTGAGCGAGAAGCCCTAGTCGCAGCCAGAGAGACCCTGATACAGGAACACCAGAGCCAGCTGCAGCAGCTCCATCGTGACAAACAGCTGGAGAAG GAGGAAGCAAAACAGCAATTGAAAGTGGAATTGGATTTAATCAAACAGCAAGAAATCCAACAG GTTAGGGAACAAGCAGAGGAGGACAAACTGGAGGCTGTGAAGCACCAAGCACTTTCCTTCACACTGGAGACGGAGAAACTCGCCCTGAAAATCCAG TTAAAAGACGAAGAAATTGTGAAGCTGAAGGAAGCAGTCAGGCAGCAAGAGGAGTCCATGAGGAAGCTAGCTGAGGAACTCAAACTGGAAGCCAAAGAGATG GTGCATGGGGCTTTGCTCCGGGAACACAGGAAATGGGAAGCAGAGAAGACAGAGGAGCTCCAGAGGCAGCGTGGGATACTGGAGGATGAGAGCAGGAGAGCTGTGCACTCCATCAAGGAGGAccaggagagagaaaggagaaaaGCACTCTCCCTGCAGAATAAAATTATTGAGCTGCAAACA AGAGTGCAGGAGCTGGAGTTTGAGAACAGAGCCCTGCAGAGAGAGAAGCAGGAGGCTGTCAGTGAGTTGCGGAGCTCTCTCAGGGAGGAGAAACAGGAAGAGATACTCAGAGTCAAGGAGGAGATGGACCAG GAGAAGGCCGGTGAGGTGGAGAAGCTCAGGCTGAAGCTGGAGCAGGAGGAGGCAGAAGTGCAGAGGCTCAGGACTGGCCTGGGCGAGGCGGCGCGGAGGGAGAAGGAGCTGCAGACACAGGCCGAGCGGCTGGAGAGGGGAGCAGTGCTGGACCTCAGCCTGGAGTACGACCGCATCCAGGACCTCCTGCATAGCACGAGGGAGCGAGGAGTCGGAGCCAGCCCAGCAAGCCAGAGACACAG CGGCCCCTCTCGTCTGTCCCTTCCCCAAGCTGTGCAGGCCCTGTGCGGGGCCTgtgaggagcagcagcagcacatcCTGGAGCTGCACCAGGAGCTGGACACACAGAGACGAACCATCCTGCAGATCCAGCGAGACAAG GATCGGGAACTGAAGCAGCAGCGTGAGGAGCTGTATCTGGAGAAGGAGGCGGCGGTGGAGACCATCAAGGAGCGCCTCATCCAG GAGCACATCGAGGAGATCAGTAAGCTGCAGCGTCCCCTGCTAAAGGACTCCGGGGGCAGTGAGTGCCAGTCTCTCCGCCAGCAACTCCGTGAGAAGGACAGCGAGCTAAGAGCCATCCAGAGGAACATGACCCACTGGAAGGACGACACCGCCGCCAAGCTGGCCGCCAAGTTTGAGGAGGAACTCAACTCCGAGCTCGAGAA ATGCAAGTCTGATTTGTTAAAGCACAG ACGGATGTCCAAGAGCAAAcctgatcagcaaagaaaaatagaaaagctGGAATCAGAAATGAGAAGACTATCAATG GAGAGAAGTGAGACTGCTCCCCTGCGCTCAGCCTCCACCCCTTCCCTGAGCACACCACCCCCTTCTGGGTCCCAGGATTTCAGCACAGTGAAACTGCTCCGGCACCTGCAGACCCGTGTGAAGCAGCTGCGTGCTGAGAACACCATCTACCACCAGGGAAGCCTTGACGAGCTGGCCGGCTCCTACCGGGAAACA ATTCGTATGATGCCGGAAAGATTGCCAACAAGATTCAAATCCAGTACCAGAAAACCACTGCTCTGA